The following coding sequences are from one Helicoverpa armigera isolate CAAS_96S chromosome 2, ASM3070526v1, whole genome shotgun sequence window:
- the LOC110381460 gene encoding N-sulphoglucosamine sulphohydrolase, giving the protein MACALGSVYTPLLWLFVTQNVLSDKSATSANVLILFADDGGFELGSYMNKICQTPNIDALAKRGLLFNNAFTSVSSCSPSRAALLTGTPSHQNGMYGLHRTVHHFNSFDTVASLPNLLREHNVMTGIIGKKDVGPAAQYKFDYEQTEENNHVNQVGRNITHIKLLSREFLAAANRDNKPFLLYVSFHDPHRCGHTDPQFGPFCERFGSGEEGMGLIPDWHPIYYQWQQVELPYFVQDTEAARRDIAAQYTTMSRLDQGVGLVLKELEAAGHLDDTLVIYTSDNGIPFPSGRTNFYDPGLREPMIIASPKPDARRNEASYAMVSLLDVMPTVLDWFKIPFGEESNDITQSDKPKSLLPILQKEPPYSEEDAVFASQTHHEVTMYYPMRAVRTRRYKLIHNLNFGMPFPIDQDLYVSPTFQDLLNRTRSKRSLPWYKTLEQYYYRPQWELYDIRADPGETRNLHGKPSLAGVEAALAARLARWQRDSADPWRCAPQAVLEPGAGAAECRDLDNGLARHLR; this is encoded by the exons ATGGCGTGCGCCCTGGGCTCTGTTTACACACCGTTATTGTGGCTCTTTGTCACTCAAAACGTATTATCAGATAAGTCTGCTACATCGGCAAATGTTCTTATACTGTTCG CGGACGACGGCGGATTCGAGCTCGGCTCGTACATGAACAAGATATGCCAGACCCCGAACATCGACGCGCTCGCCAAGCGTGGCCTGCTGTTCAACAATGCCTTCACTTCAGTCAGCAGTTGCTCGCcaag CCGCGCGGCGCTGCTGACGGGCACGCCGAGCCACCAGAACGGCATGTACGGCCTGCACCGCACCGTGCACCACTTCAACTCCTTCGACACCGTCGCCAGCCTGCCCAACCTGCTGCGCGAGCACAACGTCATGACTG GTATCATCGGCAAGAAGGACGTGGGCCCGGCGGCGCAGTACAAGTTCGACTACGAGCAGACGGAGGAGAACAACCACGTGAACCAGGTGGGGCGCAACATCACGCACATCAAGCTGCTCAGTCGCGAGTTCCTCGCCGCGGCTAACCGGGACAATAA ACCATTCCTCCTGTACGTGAGCTTCCACGACCCGCACCGGTGCGGTCACACCGACCCTCAGTTCGGTCCGTTCTGCGAGAGGTTCGGTTCCGGCGAGGAGGGCATGGGGCTCATCCCCGACTGGCATCCCATATACTACCAGTGGCAGCAAGTGGAACTACCTTACTTTGTGCAG GATACTGAAGCAGCTAGAAGGGATATCGCAGCGCAATACACGACCATGTCGCGTCTTGATCAAG GCGTGGGGCTGGTACTTAAAGAATTAGAGGCAGCAGGGCATTTGGACGACACCCTGGTCATATACACATCTGACAACGGCATCCCTTTCCCGTCGGGCCGCACTAACTTCTATGACCCGGGACTCCGCGAACCGATGATCATCGCGTCGCCGAAGCCTGACGCGAGGAGGAATGAAGCATCCTACGCCATGGTCAGCCTGCTCGACGTCATGCCTACTGTACTTGACTGGTTTAAAATTCCATTTGGAGAAGAAAGCAACGATATAACACAATCGGATAAACCAAAAAGCTTGCTTCCTATTTTACAAAAAG AACCACCGTACTCAGAAGAAGACGCAGTGTTCGCGTCTCAAACTCACCACGAGGTCACAATGTACTACCCGATGAGAGCGGTGCGCACGCGCCGGTACAAACTCATACACAACCTCAACTTTGGGATGCCCTTCCCCATCGACCAGGATTTATATGTCTCGCCCACGTTCCAG GACCTGCTGAACCGTACGCGCAGCAAGCGGTCGTTACCGTGGTACAAGACTCTGGAACAGTACTACTACCGGCCGCAGTGGGAGCTGTACGACATCCGCGCCGACCCCGGCGAGACTAGAAACTTGCACG GCAAGCCGTCGCTGGCGGGCGTGgaggcggcgctggcggcgcggcTGGCGCGCTGGCAGCGCGACTCGGCCGACCCCTGGCGCTGCGCCCCGCAAGCCGTGCTGGAGccgggcgccggcgccgccgaGTGCCGCGACCTCGACAACGGCCTGGCGCGACATCTGCGGTAA
- the LOC110381462 gene encoding phosphomannomutase, protein MASRKSILYLFDVDGTLTKPRQVISEELKNFLLEKVKSKVAVGLVSGSDYVKIAEQMDGAEVAAKFDYVFCENGVVQYRGGKLISSESILGHLGEKLLQRVINFSLGYMSKIELPSKRGNFVEFRSSMINICPVGRSCSQAERDDFVKYDSVHSIRQQFVDALKSEFKDSGLTFALGGQISVDVFPTGWDKTYCLKHVADQNFEEIHFFGDKTMPGGNDYEIYNDSRTIGHKVISPEDTKEQIVKCLNV, encoded by the coding sequence ATGGCTAGCCGGAAGTCGATATTGTATCTATTTGATGTAGACGGCACCCTCACCAAGCCGCGACAGGTGATCTCGGAAGAATTAAAGAATTTCTTATTGGAGAAGGTGAAATCTAAAGTAGCCGTAGGGCTCGTTAGTGGATCCGATTATGTCAAAATAGCTGAACAGATGGATGGAGCTGAAGTCGCTGCGAAGTTCGATTATGTATTCTGTGAAAATGGTGTCGTGCAGTATCGCGGCGGCAAGCTGATCAGTTCGGAAAGTATTCTCGGCCATCTAGGGGAGAAGTTGTTACAGAGAGTTATAAATTTTTCACTAGGCTATATGTCCAAGATTGAATTACCATCTAAGAGGGGCAATTTCGTAGAGTTTCGATCTAGTATGATCAACATCTGCCCAGTGGGGCGGTCCTGCAGCCAGGCAGAGAGAGATGACTTTGTAAAATATGACTCTGTACATTCAATAAGACAACAGTTTGTAGATGCATTAAAAAGTGAGTTTAAGGATTCTGGTTTAACATTTGCTCTTGGTGGGCAGATCAGTGTTGATGTATTCCCCACTGGGTGGGATAAGACCTACTGTCTCAAACATGTTGCAGATCAAAACTTTGAAGAAATTCATTTCTTTGGAGATAAAACTATGCCAGGTGGTAATGACTATGAGATCTACAATGACTCTAGGACAATCGGGCACAAAGTGATCTCTCCCGAGGACACCAAAGAACAAATAGTAAaatgtttgaatgtttaa
- the LOC110381461 gene encoding enoyl-CoA hydratase domain-containing protein 2, mitochondrial, which produces MLIPRLYKFSSIIRNGSVRFLATQTQQCNENVSPVVYEKLLGTDRGIALYGLNSPKDRNALGFDMIEAMREVNQLIREDTKVSVVILHSMVPGIFCAGANLKERFKMADDEVANFVKGLRGTFIEIEDLPMPTIAAIEGVAVGGGLELALACDIRVVSETAKLGLVETGRGLIPGAGGTQRLPRAVNINIAKELIYTSRIVSGNEAKELGLVNHAVPQNNSKNAALEKALSLAREIALNAPIALRCAKQAINEGIQLSIKDGYEVEQKCYEINIPTKDRQEGMISFMEKRKPIYEGH; this is translated from the exons atgttgattCCAAGGCTGTATAAATTCAGTTCAATTATTAGGAATGGGTCGGTGCGTTTTTTAGCAACTCAGACACAGCAATGTAATGAGAATGTGAGTCCTGTGGTATACGAAAAGTTGTTAGGTACCGACAGAGGCATCGCGCTGTACGGACTCAACAGCCCCAAAGACCGCAACGCCCTGGGCTTTGACATGATTGAAGCTATGAGGGAAGTCAACCAGTTAATCAGAGAGGACACCAAAGTGTCAGTTGTTATACTGCACAGCATGGTGCCTGGCATATTCTGTGCAG gAGCAAACTTGAAAGAGCGCTTTAAGATGGCAGATGATGAAGTTGCAAACTTTGTCAAAGGCCTTAGAGGTACATTTATAGAGATAGAAGATTTGCCAATGCCAACAATAGCAGCTATAGAGGGTGTGGCAGTTGGCGGAGGTCTAGAGCTGGCCCTAGCATGTGACATAAGAGTAGTGTCCGAAACAGCAAAGTTGGGACTTGTAGAGACAGGACGTGGTCTCATCCCAGGTGCTGGAGGCACCCAAAGACTGCCAAGAGCCGTCAATATCAATATTGCTAAAGAACTAATATATACTTCAAGAATTGTGAGTGGAAATGAAGCTAAAGAGTTAG GATTGGTTAACCATGCAGTtcctcaaaacaactcaaagaATGCAGCTCTAGAAAAGGCTCTGTCCCTAGCACGGGAGATTGCACTCAATGCACCTATTGCCTTGCGTTGTGCCAAGCAAGCTATCAATGAGGGCATACAGCTCAGCATCAAGGACGGCTATGAAGTGGAGCAGAAGTGTTATGAGATAAACATTCCTACTAAAGACAGACAGGAGGGCATGATTTCTTTTATGGAGAAGAGAAAACCCATCTATGAAGGCCACTAA
- the LOC110381464 gene encoding EKC/KEOPS complex subunit Tprkb produces MEPKPYVVELDPETNTLLKMYLFQNIQNLEVIRSNIIQGVWNCAAIKPNLIIEPFQVAVAANRAVLSEKQGALVTKTVFSEILYNLSLTRNITQSLTRFGIEKDPNLLICFLVTDQSDASKDILPQIEGEMLPMSDLKGFTCSKNLKSIYKLKDIPTHQDLTDVIVSRMVTKNFVTH; encoded by the coding sequence ATGGAGCCCAAGCCGTATGTTGTTGAATTAGATCCAGAAACAAATACTTTACTGAAGATGTATCTAttccaaaatattcaaaatttagAGGTTATTAGAAGTAATATAATTCAGGGTGTTTGGAACTGTGCTGCCATAAAGCCTAATTTGATCATAGAGCCGTTCCAGGTAGCTGTAGCAGCTAATAGGGCTGTTTTATCTGAAAAGCAAGGAGCCTTAGTGACTAAAACagtattttctgaaatattgtACAATTTGTCACTGACAAGGAACATTACTCAGAGTCTGACTAGGTTTGGGATAGAGAAGGATCCAAACctgttaatttgttttttagtcACTGATCAATCAGATGCTAGTAAAGACATTTTACCACAAATTGAAGGTGAAATGTTGCCTATGAGTGACTTGAAAGGATTTACATGCTCGAAGAATCTGAAGAGTATTTACAAGTTGAAAGACATACCAACACATCAAGATTTAACAGATGTTATTGTCAGCAGAATGGTCACTAAAAATTTTGTGACTCATtga
- the LOC110381466 gene encoding regulatory-associated protein of mTOR produces MTEMPPYLAVKDEEKNSGQGDSDTSSDVDDWDLPLSFDKPRHLEPIKGAERVEHTWRVKEKYKTHCVALVLCLNVGVDPPDVVKTQPCARLECWIDPQSLSPSKALESIGHALQSQYERWQPRARYKQSLDPTSDEVKKLCCSLRRNAKDERVLFHYNGHGVPKPTTQGEIWVFNRAYTQYIPLSMYDLQTWMGAPSLYVYDCSNAGVIVDNFKQFAEQHEREYEAQMNSKSEEGAAVGPAVSYKNCIQLAACAAGQSLPMNPELPADLFTACLTTPVKMAMKWFVLRERTRVAPSDVHDLIDKIPGQVTDRRTMLGELNWIFTAITDTIAWSSLPPELFQQLFRADLLTASLCRNFLLADRIMRSYNCTPVSLPALPSLAAHPLWAAWEHTLDLALAQLPRLLRPAPHAPPADYTHSPFFRDQLTAFQVWLDLGKWCGWRPMPAQLPMVLQVLLSTLHRVRALRLLCRFLALGAWAARAVLAVGIFPYMLKLLQASAPDLRASMVYIWAKIIAVDPSCQVDLVNAKGHKYFLAVLQDPTVDSEHRTLAAYVLAGIVDNYPAGQEAALQGSMISICLEQLEGGARLAQWACICLGRLWRGFDAARWAGVRDLAHEKLAPLLGAPAPELRAAAAFALGTFVAGGGARTEHANALDQQVGVALAARLPLDASPLVRQELLNAAQWMVLTFEQHFIAVYIQERLRKSDRETGRGGRVDQGWDALSEARAPAAQHALVRNAAALSLPSIGFGSVYMKLWNILTAMAREPHPQISQMANDIINYIANQVDSVGRELELSRSGSKEPTSLPPSPNTRSSPLAHHEHTRTLPSGSRRGKAGLPHTISEDSVGNRERDLRDRDSTSSNSSQPAKKAIVTTQFVEWASSAFARADEAGAAGAAGAGDAARADCESRAHHERVWRRARNRSLRRDAKALRNARVTRLETQAFHSRCPLPPAVVLFHPYEQHAAVASKDNFGIWDWGTAAKLCVGSWRRAWGRITALAYLNAHHHALLAVASHTGNLAVYRPSGSSMEPALVSAWRALDVRPAADYRPPPGQAVYSLAQLVSEQFASAEERHAGAAGKHDAALGGGGSGGAYAGPPPPTLLRWSGARRSLALAGRCSRVRLWDAAAELLLADIDTESEAAATALWRGAAPEPLLLAGFGDGAVRAWDERAPRPTHRLAPHAAPVLAAHWRPDAHALLTGAADGELRLTDTRTWRTAHAARAPAPLAAIDVHPLCNLVACGSVNQSISIFDLQGNLLNTIKFHEGFMGARIGPVSCLTFHPLRCAMGVGSKDSTVSVYVSEARR; encoded by the exons ATGACAGAAATGCCTCCTTATCTCGCGGTCAAAGATGAGGAGAAAAACAGTGGTCAGGGTGACAGTGATACTTCTTCGGACGTAGACGACTGGGATTTACCTCTGAGTTTTGATAAACCTCGGCACCTTGAGCCTATAAAGGGCGCCGAGCGCGTAGAGCATACGTGGAGGGTCAAAGAGAAG TACAAGACCCACTGCGTGGCTCTGGTGCTCTGCCTCAACGTTGGCGTGGACCCCCCTGATGTAGTGAAGACTCAGCCCTGCGCTCGACTAGAATGCTGGATCG ACCCACAGTCGCTGTCTCCGAGCAAGGCTCTGGAGAGCATCGGGCACGCCCTGCAGTCGCAGTACGAGCGCTGGCAGCCCCGCGCGCGGTACAAGCAGAGCCTCGACCCCACCAGCGATGAG GTGAAGAAGCTATGCTGCTCGCTGCGGCGCAACGCGAAGGACGAGCGCGTGCTGTTCCACTACAACGGACACGGCGTGCCCAAGCCCACCACGCAGGGCGAGATATGGGTCTTCAACAGG GCATATACCCAGTACATCCCGCTGTCGATGTACGACCTGCAGACGTGGATGGGCGCGCCGTCGCTCTACGTGTACGACTGCTCCAACGCCGGCGTCATCGTCGACAACTTCAAGCAGTTCGCCGAGCAGCACGAGCGAGAGTACGAG GCCCAAATGAACTCAAAGTCGGAGGAAGGCGCGGCCGTAGGGCCGGCGGTGTCGTACAAGAACTGCATCCAGCTGGCGGCGTGCGCGGCGGGGCAGAGCCTGCCCATGAACCCCGAGCTGCCGGCCGACCTGTTCACGGCCTGCCTCACCACGCCCGTCAAGATGGCCATGAAGTGGTTCGTGCTGCGCGAGCGGACACGCGTCGCGCCCAGCGACGTGCACGATCTTATTGACAA GATCCCAGGACAGGTGACGGACAGACGCACGATGCTGGGCGAGCTGAACTGGATCTTCACGGCCATCACGGACACCATCGCGTGGAGCTCGCTGCCGCCCGAGCTGTTCCAGCAGTTGTTCCGCGCGGACCTTCTCACCGCCTCGCTCTGCAGGAACTTCCTGCTCGCTGACAGGATCATGAG GTCGTACAACTGCACGCCGGTGTCGCTGCCGGCGCTGCCGTCGCTGGCGGCGCACCCGCTGTGGGCGGCGTGGGAGCACACGCTGGACCTGGCGCTGGCGCAGCTGCCGCGCCTGCTGCGGCCCGCGCCGCACGCCCCGCCCGCCGACTACACGCACTCGCCCTTCTTCCGCGACCAGCTCACCGCCTTCCAAGTCTGGCTCGACCTCGGCAAGT GGTGCGGATGGCGGCCCATGCCGGCGCAGCTGCCGATGGTGCTGCAGGTGCTGCTGAGCACGCTGCACCGCGTGCGGGCGCTGCGGCTGCTGTGCCGCTTCCTGGCGCTGGGCGCGTGGGCAGCGCGGGCGGTGCTGGCCGTGGGCATCTTCCCCTACATGCTCAAGCTGCTGCAGGCCTCCGCGCCCGACCTGCGCGCCTCCATGGTCTACATCTGGGCCAAGATCATCGCCGTCGATCCC aGCTGTCAAGTGGACCTGGTCAATGCGAAGGGACACAAATATTTCTTAGCGGTGTTACAAGATCCAACAGTCGAT AGTGAACACAGAACGTTAGCGGCGTATGTACTAGCTGGTATCGTGGACAACTACCCTGCAGGACAGGAAGCCGCGTTGCAG GGCTCGATGATCTCGATCTGCCTGGAGCAGCTGGAGGGCGGCGCGCGGCTGGCGCAGTGGGCGTGCATCTGCCTGGGCCGGCTGTGGCGCGGGTTCGACGCGGCGCGCTGGGCGGGCGTGCGGGACCTGGCGCACGAGAAGCTGGCGCCGCTGCTGGGCGCGCCGGCGCCCGAgctgcgcgccgccgccgccttcGCGCTGGGCACGTTcgtggcgggcggcggcgcgcgcacGGAGCACGCCAACGCGCTGGACCAGCAGGTGGGCGTGGCGCTGGCGGCGCGCCTGCCGCTCGACGCCTCCCCGCTCGTGCGCCAGGAGCTGCTCAACGCCGCGCAGTGGATGGTGCTCACCTTCGAGCAGCACTTCATCGCCGTCTACATCCAAGAGCGACTGCGCAAGAGCGACCG TGAGACGGGTCGCGGCGGGCGCGTGGACCAGGGCTGGGACGCGCTGTCGGAGGCGCGGGCGCCGGCCGCGCAGCACGCGCTCGTGCGCAACGCCGCCGCGCTCTCGCTGCCCTCCATCG GTTTCGGGTCTGTGTACATGAAGCTGTGGAACATCCTGACGGCGATGGCGCGCGAGCCGCACCCGCAGATCTCGCAGATGGCCAACGACATCATCAACTACATCGCCAACCAG GTGGACAGCGTGGGCCGCGAGCTGGAGCTGTCCCGCAGCGGCAGCAAGGAGCCGACGTCGCTGCCGCCCTCGCCCAACACGCGCAGCTCGCCGCTCGCGCACCACGAACACACGCGGACACTGCCCTCCG GCAGTCGCCGCGGCAAGGCGGGTCTGCCGCACACCATCTCCGAGGACTCGGTGGGCAACCGCGAGCGCGACCTGCGGGACCGGGACTCCACCTCGTCTAATTCTA GTCAGCCGGCGAAGAAGGCAATAGTGACGACGCAGTTCGTGGAGTGGGCGTCGAGCGCGTTCGCGCGCGCGGacgaggcgggcgcggcgggcgcggcgggtgCGGGCGACGCGGCGCGCGCCGACTGCGAGTCGCGCGCGCACCACGAGCGCGTGTGGCGCCGCGCGCGCAACCGCAGTCTGCGCCGCGACGCCAAAG CGCTGCGCAACGCGCGCGTGACGCGGCTGGAGACGCAGGCCTTCCACTCGCGCTGCCCGCTGCCGCCCGCCGTCGTGCTGTTCCACCCCTACGAGCAGCACGCCGCCGTCGCCTCCAAGGACAACTTCGG CATCTGGGACTGGGGTACGGCGGCGAAGCTGTGCGTGGGGTCGTGGCGGCGCGCGTGGGGGCGCATCACGGCGCTCGCCTACCTCAACGCGCACCACCACGCGCTGCTCGCCGTCGCCTCGCACACCGGCAACCTCGCCGTCTACAG GCCGTCGGGCAGCAGCATGGAGCCAGCGCTGGTGTCGGCGTGGCGGGCGCTGGACGTGCGCCCCGCCGCCGACTACCGCCCGCCGCCCGGCCAGGCCGTCTACA GTCTGGCGCAGCTGGTGTCGGAGCAGTTCGCGTCGGCGGAGGAGCGGCACGCGGGCGCCGCCGGCAAGCACGACGCCGCAC tCGGCGGGGGCGGTAGCGGCGGCGCGTACGCGGGCCCGCCGCCGCCCACGCTGCTGCGCtggagcggcgcgcggcgctcgCTGGCGCTGGCGGGGCGCTGCTCGCGCGTGCGCCTGTGGGACGCGGCCGCCGAGCTGCTGCTGGCCGACATCGACACGGAGAGCGAGGCGGCCGCCACGGCGCtgtggcgcggcgcggcgcccgaGCCGCTGCTGCTGGCGGGCTTCGGCGACGGCGCCGTGCGCGCCTGGGACGAGCGCGCGCCGCGGCCCACGCACCGCCTGGCGCCGCACGCCGCGCCCGTGCTGGCGGCGCACTGGCGGCCCGACGCGCACGCGCTGCTGACGGGCGCGGCGGACGGCGAGCTGCGCCTCACGGACACGCGCACGTGGCGCACGGCGCACGCGGcccgcgcgcccgcgccgctcgccGCCATCGACGTGCACCCGCTCTGCAACCTCGTCGCCTG CGGTTCAGTGAACCAGAGCATCAGCATCTTCGACCTGCAGGGCAACCTGCTGAACACCATCAAGTTCCACGAGGGGTTCATGGGCGCGCGCATCGGCCCCGTCTCCTGCCTCACCTTCCACCCGCTCAG aTGCGCGATGGGCGTGGGGTCGAAGGACTCGACGGTGTCGGTGTACGTGTCGGAGGCGCGGCGGTGA
- the LOC110381449 gene encoding vacuolar protein sorting-associated protein 41 homolog has translation MAVNLESCDSLPPDEEPKLKYDRLANDVQNILLKDAVSCICVHTKFICLGTQWGVIHLLDHEGNTVPISQDGKTKELQAHAIAVNRISVDQNGDYIASCSDDGKVLVYGLYSDDNTHNLTLGRVIKSIALDPFYFRSGSGRRFLTGDTKLTLYEKTFLNRLRSTVLCECEGYVQAMSWHDRFVAWASEVGVRVYDLVARCSLGLIQWEKTSIEDYRCNLLWPAPKTLMIGWVDTIRICVIRKRSQIELQTRDVTEYLVDPVYTFQTDYFISGLGPLDDQLVLLGVPKECDPETGKAQRPVLTVADYKDCEFCEVSTDCLNIRGYEEYSCNDYYLDMLIEENRFFIVSPKDIVVASPYDIDDRVKWLTEQGRFEKAITVLEEVGGKTSKHSVVAVGVQYLDHLMTEQLYEEAAILCARICKNDKVLWETQILKFSEVNQLRAISPYVPKTPEQALSSHMYELIFYEYLKLDSQGFLKLVQEWNPALYKTGVIVKEVLEHLLNTEVDKNIYLEALALLYCYQKKYDKALTTYLTLQHKDVFTLITQHNMYNVIHDKILDLMTLDCDKAISVLVDKTKVPVEVVEKQLANHDLLLFKYLDAYSKHEPNGRYHGKLVRLYAKYAREKLLPFLKCSDNYPIQEALDVCQSNEFYPEMVFLLGRIGNTREALQIIIEQLKDINQAINFCQEHNDKELWTDLIKRTVDKPEYVTLLLKRIGNYVDPRMLIQNIQSGCEIKDLKDSLAKMMCDYHLQLSVQEACKVITLRNYFELHQKLIINQQRGISVTDDFMCCVCQGRIIIRDLSNASDLMVYNCRHSFHKECLPEGVQCQTCTVCSAVKM, from the exons ATGGCCGTGAATTTGGAAAGCTGTGACAGCTTACCTCCCGATGAAGAGCCCAAATTGAAATACGATAGACTGGCGAATGATGTTCAAAATATCTTATTGAAAGACGCAGTGAGCTGTATTTGTGTGCACACTAAGTTTATTTGCTTGGGAACACAGTGGGGAGTGATACATTTACTGGACCATGAAGGGAACACGGTGCCTATATCGCAAGATGGGAAGACTAAAGAGTTACAGGCTCATGCGATAGCTGTGAACAGAATCTCGGTGGATCAGAACGGAGACTACATCGCCAGCTGCTCGGACGACGGCAAGGTGCTGGTGTACGGGCTGTACTCGGACGACAACACTCACAACCTCACCCTGGGCAGGGTCATCAAGTCTATTGCTTTGGATCCATTTTACTTCAGGTCTGGCTCGGGGAGGAGATTTTTAACAG GTGACACCAAATTAACGCTATAtgagaaaacatttttgaaccGGCTTCGTAGCACAGTGCTGTGTGAATGCGAAGGCTACGTGCAGGCCATGTCGTGGCACGACCGCTTCGTGGCCTGGGCGAGCGAGGTGGGCGTGCGCGTCTACGACCTGGTGGCACGTTGCTCCCTCGGCCTCATCCAGTGGGAAAAGACCTCCATTGAAGACTATCGTTGCAATCTCCTCTGGCCTGCCCCCAAAACACTCATGATTGGCTGGGTTGACACCATCAGGATATGCGTCATACGAAAACGAAGTCAAATCGAACTTCAAACTCGAGATGTCACTGAGTATTTAGTGGATCCCGTGTACACATTCCAAACTGACTACTTCATCAGTGGTCTCGGTCCCTTGGACGATCAGTTGGTATTGCTAGGAGTGCCCAAAGAATGCGACCCTGAAACTGGAAAGGCCCAAAGGCCAGTTCTTACTGTCGCGGATTATAAAGACTGTGAATTTTGTGAGGTATCAACAGATTGTCTCAATATTCGCGGATACGAAGAATATTCTTGCAATGACTATTATTTAGATATGCTTATAGAGGAAAACCGATTTTTCATAGTATCTCCCAAGGACATAGTAGTAGCCAGTCCTTACGATATTGACGATAGAGTCAAATGGCTTACAGAGCAAGGTCGATTTGAGAAAGCAATAACTGTTCTTGAAGAGGTAGGCGGCAAGACATCGAAACATTCTGTGGTCGCAGTGGGGGTGCAGTACCTGGACCACTTGATGACCGAACAGCTGTACGAGGAGGCGGCCATACTGTGCGCAAGAATATGCAAAAATGATAAAGTCTTGTGGGAGACGCAAATATTGAAGTTTTCTGAAGTCAACCAGTTACGAGCTATTAGCCCCTATGTGCCCAAAACCCCTGAACAAGCATTGAGCTCTCATATGTACGAATTAATATTTTACGAATATCTGAAGTTAGATTCTCAGGGGTTCCTGAAACTAGTTCAAGAATGGAACCCCGCATTATACAAGACTGGCGTAATTGTAAAGGAAGTCTTGGAACATCTGTTAAATACAGAGgtagacaaaaatatttatttagaagctTTGGCTCTTTTGTATTGTTACCAAAAGAAATATGACAAAGCTCTGACGACGTACTTGACGCTCCAGCACAAAGACGTGTTCACACTGATCACGCAACACAACATGTACAACGTCATCCACGACAAGATACTGGACCTCATGACCCTCGACTGTGATAAAGCTATCTCCGTACTGGTCGACAAGACCAAGGTACCTGTAGAAGTAGTAGAAAAACAACTCGCTAATCACGATCTGCTGCTGTTTAAATACTTAGATGCTTACAGCAAACATGAACCAAATGGCAGGTATCATGGAAAATTAGTTAGGCTTTACGCTAAATATGCGAGAGAAAAACTTCttccatttttaaaatgtaGTGATAATTATCCAATCCAAGAAGCTCTGGATGTGTGTCAAAGTAATGAATTTTACCCTGAAATGGTGTTCCTGCTGGGGAGGATCGGAAATACTAGGGAAGCTCTGCAAATCATCATAGAGCAACTAAAAGACATAAATCAAGCTATCAATTTCTGTCAGGAACATAATGATAAGGAACTGTGGACAGACCTCATCAAACGCACAGTGGACAAGCCTGAGTATGTGACATTGTTGCTCAAGAGAATAGGCAACTACGTTGATCCAAGGATGTTAATACAGAATATACAATCTGGATGTGAGATAAAGGATTTAAAGGACTCATTAGCAAAGATGATGTGCGATTACCACCTTCAGCTTTCGGTTCAAGAAGCATGTAAAGTGATCACTTTACGAAACTATTTTGAGTTACATCAAAAGTTAATCATCAACCAGCAAAGAGGTATATCTGTAACAGATGACTTCATGTGTTGCGTGTGCCAAGGTCGGATCATAATTAGGGACTTGTCAAACGCCTCCGATTTGATGGTTTACAACTGCAGGCATTCATTCCACAAAGAGTGCCTTCCCGAGGGAGTCCAGTGCCAGACTTGTACAGTGTGCAGTGCCGTTAAAATGTGA